A genomic region of Ictidomys tridecemlineatus isolate mIctTri1 chromosome 10, mIctTri1.hap1, whole genome shotgun sequence contains the following coding sequences:
- the Gpr139 gene encoding putative G-protein coupled receptor 139, protein MEHTHAHLAANSSLSCGLGFVPVVYYSLLLCLGLPANILTVIILSQLVARRQKSSYNYLLALAAADILVLFFIVFVDFLLEDFILHMQMPQVPDKIIEVLEFTSIHTSIWITVPLTIDRYIAVCHPLKYHTVSYPARTRKVIVSVYVTCFLTSIPYYWWPNIWTEDYISTSVHHILVWVHCFTVYLVPCSIFFILNSIIVYKLRRKSNFRLRGYSTGKTTAILFTITSIFATLWAPRIIVILYHLYGTPIQNLWLVHIMSDVANMLALLNTAINFFLYCFISKRFRTMAAATLKAFFKCQKQPVQFYTNHNFSITSSPWISPANSHCIKMLVYQYDKNGKPIKVSP, encoded by the coding sequence CAAACATCTTGACGGTGATCATCCTCTCGCAGCTGGTGGCCAGACGGCAGAAGTCCTCCTACAACTATCTCTTGGCGCTGGCCGCGGCCGACATCCTGGTCCTCTTCTTCATCGTGTTTGTCGACTTCCTGTTGGAAGACTTCATCCTGCACATGCAGATGCCCCAGGTCCCCGACAAGATCATCGAAGTCCTGGAGTTCACCTCCATCCACACCTCCATCTGGATCACGGTTCCCTTGACCATCGACAGGTACATCGCCGTCTGCCACCCGCTCAAATACCACACCGTCTCCTACCCGGCCCGCACCCGGAAGGTCATTGTCAGCGTTTACGTCACCTGCTTCCTGACCAGCATCCCCTACTACTGGTGGCCCAACATCTGGACCGAGGACTACATCAGCACCTCCGTGCACCACATCCTGGTGTGGGTACACTGCTTCACCGTGTACCTGGTGCCCTGCTCCATCTTCTTCATCTTGAACTCCATCATCGTGTACAAGCTCAGGAGGAAGAGCAACTTTCGCCTCCGTGGCTACTCCACTGGGAAGACCACCGCCATCTTGTTCACCATCACCTCCATCTTCGCCACGCTCTGGGCCCCCCGCATCATCGTGATCCTCTACCACCTCTACGGGACGCCCATCCAGAACCTCTGGCTGGTGCACATCATGTCCGACGTGGCCAACATGCTGGCCCTCCTGAACACGGCCATCAACTTCTTCCTTTACTGCTTCATCAGCAAGCGGTTCCGAACCATGGCGGCCGCCACGCTCAAGGCCTTCTTCAAGTGCCAGAAGCAGCCTGTGCAGTTCTACACCAACCATAACTTTTCCATAACGAGTAGTCCCTGGATCTCGCCGGCCAACTCCCACTGTATCAAGATGCTGGTATACCAGTACGACAAAAACGGAAAGCCTATAAAAGTCTCCCCTTGA